One Molothrus aeneus isolate 106 chromosome 6, BPBGC_Maene_1.0, whole genome shotgun sequence genomic window carries:
- the SLC25A22 gene encoding mitochondrial glutamate carrier 1, with translation MADKQISLPAKLINGGIAGLIGVTCVFPIDLAKTRLQNQQNGQRMYSSLSDCLIKTIRSEGYFGMYRGAAVNLTLVTPEKAIKLAANDFFRHHLSKDGKKLTLLREMLAGCGAGTCQVIVTTPMEMLKIQLQDAGRIEAQKKLMAAQAQLSSSPAAAAAAEPAVERRPTATQITRELLRSKGIAGLYKGLGATLLRDVPFSIVYFPLFANLNKLGQKDPNVKAPFYVSFLSGCVAGSTAAVAVNPCDVIKTRLQSLQRGVNEDTYSGILDCTKKIWQREGPTAFFKGAYCRALVIAPLFGIAQVVYFVGIAEFLLDLLPKRRA, from the exons TTTACCTGCCAAGCTGATCAATGGAGGGATAGCTGGGCTGATTGGGGTCACCTGTGTATTTCCCATTGACCTGGCAAAAACTCGCCTGCAGAACCAGCAGAATGGCCAGCGGATGTACAGCAGCCT GTCTGACTGCCTCATTAAAACGATTCGGTCGGAAGGCTACTTTGGCATGTACCGAG gggctgcagtgaaCCTGACTCTAGTGACACCAGAAAAGGCTATCAAACTGGCAGCCAATGACTTCTTCCGGCATCACCTCTCCAAAGATGG GAAAAAGCTGACACTGCTGAGGGAGATGCTGGCAGGCTGTGGTGCAGGTACCTGCCAGGTAATTGTCACCACTCCCATGGAGATGCTCAAAATCCAGCTGCAGGATGCAGGACGCATTG AGGCACAGAAGAAGCTCATGGCGGCGCAGGcccagctctcctcctcccccgcggcggccgcggcggccgAGCCGGCTGTGGAAAGGCGCCCCACAGCGACCCAGATAACCAGGGAGCTGCTGCGGAGCAAAGGCATCGCGGGACTCTACAAGGGCCTGGGAGCCACGCTGCTAAG GGATGTCCCATTCTCCATTGTTTACTTCCCACTGTTTGCAAACCTGAACAAGCTGGGCCAGAAGGATCCCAATGTCAAGGCTCCATTCTACGTGTCCTTTCTCTCTGGATGTGTGGCTGGCAGTACGGCTGCAGTGGCTGTCAATCCTTGTGATG TGATCAAAACGCGGCTGCAGTCCTTGCAGAGAGGAGTCAATGAGGACACCTACTCGGGGATCCTGGACTGCACCAA GAAGAtctggcagagggaagggccCACGGCCTTCTTCAAAGGGGCCTACTGCCGAGCCCTGGTGATCGCTCCTCTCTTCGGCATTGCACAAGTCGTGTACTTCGTGGGCATCGCGGAGTTCCTGCTGGACCTGCTCCCCAAGCGCCGGGCCTAG
- the IRF7 gene encoding interferon regulatory factor 7 — MAAPEKEGEPQKLRFGPWLLSAIDSGSYQGLRWIDSAHSMFRVPWKHNARKDITSSDLEVFKAWAKVSGRYEEGFEDPAKWKTNFRCALSSTRLFKLEQDNSKCGDDPHKVFSIVSAALQDSKDGDSNIPNPVVDQKAAQQQLQLELHPQDMASAIAVPESINPRELSILEQLLQQCDISPRDLGSLAPSWVPTGDTPHQDIVLQPHQDTLLQPYTDTSQNSCFPPMTFPQWVPTVEQPTLDTCQPTGLMPPEETGAMPPPCHLTEGTVPMQYAVEATVFVPTTSPVPQPRLLVDNTDGNLDVTIYYRGKESHREVVGGSRCLLTYQCPSLPCPWHVVRFPSPAGLPDSKQRRITEELLGLVGLQLEQRAHKVFATRREKCKVFWALSQQLEGVEEPPPNLLYRDQETPIFDFNKFCTELRDFRNGQRRRSPDFTIYLCFGQAFSKAKPKESKLILVKLVPKFCEYWYEQVLQEGASSLDSRTISLQLSNSFDLMELIEQYNMQLG; from the exons ATGGCAGCGCCGGAGAAGGAGGG GGAACCCCAGAAGCTGCGGTTCGGACCGTGGCTGCTGAGCGCCATCGACAGCGGGAGCTACCAGGGGCTGCGCTGGATCGACTCTGCCCACAGCATGTTCCGCGTCCCCTGGAAGCACAACGCCAGGAAAGACATCACCAGCAGTGACCTGGAGGTCTTCAAG gcCTGGGCAAAGGTCAGTGGGCGGTATGAGGAAGGCTTCGAGGACCCGGCCAAGTGGAAGACCAACTTCCgctgtgccctgagcagcaccCGCTTGTTCAAGCTGGAACAGGACAATTCCAAGTGTGGTGATGACCCCCACAAGGTCTTCTCCATTGTCTCAG CCGCCCTCCAGGACAGCAAGGATGGAGATTCCAACATTCCCAACCCTGTGGTGGACCAGAAGGCAgcacaacagcagctgcag ctGGAGCTCCACCCCCAAGACATGGCCTCAGCCATTGCTGTCCCAG AAAGCATCAACCCCAGAGAGCTCTCGattctggagcagctgctgcagcagtgtgaCATCTCTCCCCGTGACCTTGGCTCGCTGGCCCCATCCTGGGTGCCCACAG GGGACACTCCCCACCAGGACATTGTGCTCCAGCCTCACCAGGacaccctgctccagccttACACAGACACCAGCCAAAACAGCTGCTTCCCTCCCATGACATTTCCACAGTGGGTGCCCACGGTGGAGCAGCCCACCTTGGACACCTGCCAACCAACGGGCCTCATGCCACCAGAGGAGACAG gggccATGCCACCACCATGCCACCTGACGGAGGGCACGGTCCCCATGCAGTACGCGGTGGAGGCGACGGTGTTCGTGCCCACCACCAGCCCCGTGCCACAGCCACGGCTGCTGGTGGATAACACAG ATGGCAACCTGGATGTTACCATCTACTACCGGGGGAAGGAGTCCCACCGGGAGGTGGTGGGGGGCAGCCGCTGCCTGCTGACGTACCAGTGCCCCAGCCTGCCGTGCCCCTGGCACGTGGTGCGCTTCCCCAGCCCCGCCGGCCTGCCCGACAGCAAGCAGCGGCGCATCaccgaggagctgctgggcttggtggggctgcagctggagcaacGCGCCCACAAGGTCTTTGCCACCCGCCGGGAGAAGTGCAAGGTGTTCTGGGCCTTGTCCCAGCAGCTCGAGGGGGTCGAGGAGCCCCCACCTAACCTGCTCTACCGGGACCAGGAAACGCCTATCTTTGACTTCAATAAGTTTTGCACAG AGCTGAGGGACTTCCGCAACGGCCAAAGGCGGCGATCCCCTGACTTCACCATCTACCTCTGCTTTGGGCAGGCCTTCTCCAAGGCCAAGCCTAAGGAGTCCAAACTCATCCTGGTCAAG ctggtgccCAAGTTCTGTGAATACTGGTAcgagcaggtgctgcaggagggagcctCCTCCCTGGACAGCCGCACCAtcagcctgcagctctccaaCTCCTTTGACCTCATGGAGCTCATCGAGCAGTACAACAtgcagctgggctga